The following coding sequences lie in one Pogoniulus pusillus isolate bPogPus1 chromosome 29, bPogPus1.pri, whole genome shotgun sequence genomic window:
- the CTSA gene encoding lysosomal protective protein translates to MGPVLPWGLLLLLGLSRAAPTGHEVTFLPGLAKQPSFRQFSGYLCAGPGKHLHYWFVEAQSNPQGSPLVLWLNGGPGCSSMEGFLKEHGPFTIQPDGVTLKYNDYAWNKIANILYLESPAGVGFSYSEDKKYGTNDTEVAHNNYLALKDFLRLFPEYAKNDLFLTGESYGGIYIPTLAEWVMQDPSLNLKGIAVGNGLSSYEINDNSLVYFAYYHGLLGTELWRDLQAFCCSQGKCNFHDNSNLNCTLKMQEMIQIVEESGLNIYNLYAPCDGGVPGSMRYEGDCLITHDLGNSFIRMPLRFSWRQNLFRMPVARNHVRMDPPCTNSTALRVYLNSPEVKKALHISPDAPEWDVCSFEVNRGYKRIYMQMNDQYLKLLGATKYRILVYNGDVDMACNFLGDEWFVDSLCQKVQVARRPWLYSEQGENQIGGFVKEFTNIAFLTVKGAGHMVPTDRPLAAFTMFSRFIKNEPY, encoded by the exons ATGGGGCCGGTGCTGCCGTggggactgctgctgctgctggggctgagccgaGCCGCCCCTACGGGCCATGAGGTGACCTTCCTGCCCGGGCTGGCCAAGCAGCCCTCCTTCCGCCAGTTCTCTGGCTACCTCTGTGCCGGGCCGGGCAAGCACCTGCACTACTG GTTTGTGGAGGCCCAGAGCAACCCCCAGGGCAGCCCTTTGGTGCTGTGGCTGAACGGgggcccaggctgcagctcaatGGAGGGCTTCCTGAAGGAGCATGGTCCCTTCACG ATCCAGCCCGATGGGGTCACACTGAAGTACAACGACTATGCCTGGAACAAG attGCCAACATACTTTACCTGGAGTCTCCTGCTGGTGTTGGCTTCTCGTACTCCGAGGACAAGAAATATGGCACAAATGACACAGAG GTTGCTCACAACAACTACCTGGCACTGAAGGACTTCCTGCGGCTCTTCCCCGAGTACGCCAAGAACGATCTGTTCCTCACTGGGGAGAGCTACGGGGGCATCTACATCCCCACGCTGGCCGAGTGGGTGATGCAGGACCCCAGCCTCAATCTGAAG GGAATCGCCGTGGGAAATGGCCTCTCCTCCTATGAGATCAATGACAATTCCCTGGTTTACTTTGCCTATTACCACGGGCTGCTGGGTACCGA gctgtGGCGGGACTTGCAGgccttctgctgctcccagggcaAGTGCAACTTCCATGACAACTCCAACTTGAACTGCACCCTCAAG ATGCAGGAGATGATTCAGATCGTGGAGGAGTCTGGCCTCAACATCTACAACCTCTATGCCCCGTGCGACGGTGGTGTCCCTGGGAGCATGAG GTACGAGGGTGATTGTCTCATCACACACGACTTGGGCAACTCCTTCATCCGGATGCCTTTGAGGTTCTCCTGGCGGCAG AACCTGTTCCGGATGCCGGTAGCTCGGAATCACGTCCGGATGGACCCACCCTGTACCAACTCCACCGCTCTCAGGGTGTATCTGAACTCTCCGGAGGTGAAGAAGGCTCTCCACATCTCCCCCGATGCCCCGGAGTGGGACGTGTGCAG CTTCGAGGTGAACCGCGGCTACAAGCGCATCTACATGCAGATGAACGACCAGTACTTGAAGCTGCTGGGAGCCACG AAGTACCGGATCCTGGTGTACAATGGGGACGTGGACATGGCCTGCAACTTCCTCGGTGACGAATGGTTTGTGGACTCCCTCTGCCAGAAG GTGCAGGTGGCTCGCCGGCCCTGGCTCTACTCCGAACAAGGCGAGAACCAGATCGGAGGCTTTGTGAAGGAGTTCACCAACATTGCCTTCCTTACAGTCAAG GGAGCTGGCCACATGGTGCCCACGGACCGGCCGCTCGCTGCCTTCACCATGTTCAGCCGCTTCATTAAGAATGAGCCTTACTAG
- the NEURL2 gene encoding neuralized-like protein 2 gives MAARCRLATSFHRVHGANVQLDASRMRATRVESFANGLCFSQEPLAPGQIFLVEIEEKEKGWCGHLRVGLTAHDPQSLEVVPEYSLPDLVNLGDTWVFAITRSHNRVQPDGEEAPARARCPPWEPFLLVAQVRIPRDALVGRSRPGRYSHILDELYRTNALPATARRSRIGVLYAPQPDGTADMHIIINGEDMGPSARRLPATRPLYAVVDVFASTKSVRVIPVEYGLPSLQTLCRLVIQKHIIHRLAIDGLDLPPPLKSFCKHE, from the exons ATGGCTGCCCGGTGCCGGCTCGCCACCAGCTTCCACCGCGTCCACGGCGCCAACGTCCAGCTGGACGCCTCCCGCATGCGGGCCACACGAGTGGAGAGCTTTGCCAACGGGCTCTGCTTCAGCCAGGAGCCGCTGGCGCCGGGGCAGATCTTCCTGGTGGAGAtcgaggagaaggagaagggctgGTGCGGGCACCTGCGCGTGGGGCTGACGGCCCACGACCCCCAGAGCCTCGAGGTGGTGCCCGAGTACTCGCTGCCAGACCTGGTCAACCTGGGGGACACCTGGGTCTTTGCCATCACCCGCAGCCACAACCGCGTGCAGCCGGACGGGGAGGAGGCGCCGGCACGGGCACGGTGCCCGCcctgggagcccttcctgctgGTAGCGCAGGTGCGGATCCCCCGCGACGCGCTGGTGGGGCGCAGCCGGCCCGGCCGCTACAGCCACATCCTGGACGAGCTCTACAGGACCAACGCGCTGCCAGCCACCGCCCGGCGCAGCCGCATCGGCGTCCTGTACGCCCCGCAGCCCGACGGCACCGCCGACATGCACATCATCATCAACGGAGAGGACATGGGGCCCAGTGCCCGCCGCCTGCCCGCCACCCGCCCGCTCTACGCCGTTGTCGATGTCTTCGCCTCCACCAAGAGCGTCCGGGTCATCCCGGTGGAGTATGGCT tgccctccctgcagACCCTCTGCCGGTTGGTCATCCAGAAGCACATCATCCACCGCCTGGCCATCGACGGCCTGGATCTGCCACCACCACTCAAGAGCTTCTGCAAACACGAGTGA
- the UBE2C gene encoding ubiquitin-conjugating enzyme E2 C isoform X2: MASQNADPAAVSSAAARKAAEAGATAARGSVGKRLQQELMALMMSGDKGISAFPESDNLFKWIGTIDGAAGTAYEELRYKLSLEFPSGYPYTAPTVRFLTPCYHPNVDTQGNICLDILKDKWSALYDVRTILLSIQSLLAAYKKYVLETYAKQAKSQET; this comes from the exons ATGGCCTCGCAGAACGCCGACCCCGCCGCCGTGTCCAGCGCAGCCGCCCGCAAAGCCGCTGAGGCGGGTGCCACGGCAGCCCGAGGCTCGGTGGGGAAGAG gctgcagcaggagctgatggCGCTAATG ATGTCCGGTGACAAAGGCATCTCCGCTTTCCCCGAGTCCGACAACCTCTTCAAGTGGATCGGGACCATCGACGGTGCTGCCGGCACG GCCTACGAGGAGTTGCGGTACAAGCTGTCGCTGGAGTTCCCCAGTGGGTACCCCTACACCGCCCCTACGGTGCGCTTCCTGACCCCCTGCTACCACCCCAACGTGGACACCCAAGGCAACATCTGCCTCGACATCCTCAAGGACAAGTGGTCAGCGCTCTACGACGTCCGCACCATCCTGCTCTCCAtccagagcctgctggcag cctACAAGAAGTATGTGCTGGAGACGTACGCCAAGCAGGCCAAGAGCCAGGAAACCTGA
- the ACOT8 gene encoding acyl-coenzyme A thioesterase 8 isoform X2 — MAEDDGGCQAPGPRRKRPPSGDLRSVLITSVLNLERLDVNLFRGRHHWVPATQRLFGGQIVGQALVAAAHAVRPEMQVHSLHCYFVRAGDPKVPVLYKVDETRTGKSFSVRSINAIQYGKPIFTCQASFQLSQESPVQHQFTMPAVPPPEELLTQEEVIEKFLQDPDLAEKYRKHLHKIQAEDVPIEIKPVNPPDKFQLKAQKPKQLLWVRARGHIGETDMKVHCCVAAYISDYAFLGTALLPHWQYRTRFMVSLDHSMWFHAPFRSDHWMLYECESPWAGEYPLCALGSPTATASPACPRGRWAAV, encoded by the exons ATGGCGGAGGACGATGGCGGGTGCCAGGCACCGGGACCGAGGCGGAAGCGGCCGCCGTCGGGGGACCTGCGGAGCGTGCTGATCACCAGCGTGCTGAACCTGGAGCGGCTGGATGTCAATCTCTTCAG GGGCCGACACCACTGGGTACCCGCCACGCAGCGCTTGTTCGGCGGGCAGATCGTGGGGCAGGCGCTGGTGGCGGCCGCCCACGCCGTGAGACCCGAGATGCAGGTCCACTCGCTGCACTGCTACTTCGTGCGGGCAG gggaccCCAAGGTGCCAGTGCTGTACAAGGTGGATGAGACCCGTACGGGGAAGAGCTTCTCTGTTCGTTCCATAAATGCCATCCAGTACGGGAAGCCAATCTTCACCTGCCAGGCATCCTTCCAGCTCTCCCAGGAGAGCCCAGTGCAGCACCAGTTCACCATGCCTGCTGTGCCACcccctgaggagctgctgacgCAGGAGGAGGTCATCGAGAAGTTTCTGCA GGACCCTGATCTGGCAGAGAAGTACAGGAAACACCTGCACAAGATCCAGGCAGAAGATGTGCCGATCGAGATCAAACCTGTCAACCCGCCAGACAAATTCCAGCTGAAGGCGCAGAAGccaaagcagctcctctgggtGCGAGCCCGAGGGCACATAG GAGAGACTGATATGAAGGTGCACTGCTGCGTGGCTGCCTACATCTCTGACTACGCCTTCCTGGGCACGGCGCTGCTCCCGCACTGGCAGTACCGCACCAGGTTCATGGTGTCCCTCGACCATTCCATGTGGTTCCATGCACCCTTCCGATCAGACCACTGGATGCTGTACGAGTGCGAGAGCCCCTGGGCTGGTGAGTACCCACTGTGTGCCTTGGGGTCCCCTACAGCAACggccagccctgc CTGTCCCAGGGGCAGGTGGGCTGCAGTCTGA
- the LOC135188557 gene encoding regulator of G-protein signaling 9-binding protein-like, with protein sequence MAPGQRDVCRARGAAGMCAAAQAALCKATAVHRLLVLQLGGSSDSLWLREERGRRSTEARELSTGLRYMLLEGLEQAVAGSEERRQLEQLWVLFLSALELFLQDLRRAHHLCQLFSVQRGGTAPLHTGLGGRRGGGPVQSPIALSLEEEMEQVRAMLVETENRVNIPLWTVEATEPEGTGSSMGRVTQGEPPTGHCCSIL encoded by the exons AtggcaccagggcagagggacgTGTGCCGGGCACGAGGTGCGGCAGGTATGtgtgcagcagcccaggctgccctctgcaaagccacagctgtgcaccggctgctggtgctgcagctcGGAGGCAGCAGCGACAGCCTCTGGTTGCGTGAGGAGcggggcaggaggagcacagAGGCCCGGGAGCTCAGCACGG GGCTCCGGTATAtgctgctggaggggctggagcaggcagtggcaggctcCGAGGAGCGtcggcagctggagcagctctgggtgctctTCCTCTCTGCGCTGGAGCTCTTCCTGCAGGACCTGCGCCGAGCTCaccacctctgccagctcttCTCTGTACAGAGAGGTGGCACAGCCCCACTGCACACTGGGCTGGGGGGGCGGCGAGGTGGGGGGCCTGTACAGTCCCCCATTGCcctgagcctggaggaggagatggagcaggTGAGGGCCATGCTGGTGGAGACGGAGAATAGAGTCAACATCCCACTATGGACAGTGGAGGCCACAGAACCAgaggggacaggcagcagcatgggcagggtGACACAGGGAGAGCCTCCAACTGGGCATTGCTGCAGCATCCTTTGA
- the UBE2C gene encoding ubiquitin-conjugating enzyme E2 C isoform X1: MASQNADPAAVSSAAARKAAEAGATAARGSVGKRLQQELMALMMSGDKGISAFPESDNLFKWIGTIDGAAGTAYEELRYKLSLEFPSGYPYTAPTVRFLTPCYHPNVDTQGNICLDILKDKWSALYDVRTILLSIQSLLAEPNIESPLNTHAAELWKNQTAYKKYVLETYAKQAKSQET, encoded by the exons ATGGCCTCGCAGAACGCCGACCCCGCCGCCGTGTCCAGCGCAGCCGCCCGCAAAGCCGCTGAGGCGGGTGCCACGGCAGCCCGAGGCTCGGTGGGGAAGAG gctgcagcaggagctgatggCGCTAATG ATGTCCGGTGACAAAGGCATCTCCGCTTTCCCCGAGTCCGACAACCTCTTCAAGTGGATCGGGACCATCGACGGTGCTGCCGGCACG GCCTACGAGGAGTTGCGGTACAAGCTGTCGCTGGAGTTCCCCAGTGGGTACCCCTACACCGCCCCTACGGTGCGCTTCCTGACCCCCTGCTACCACCCCAACGTGGACACCCAAGGCAACATCTGCCTCGACATCCTCAAGGACAAGTGGTCAGCGCTCTACGACGTCCGCACCATCCTGCTCTCCAtccagagcctgctggcag AGCCAAATATCGAGAGCCCCCTGAACACacatgctgctgagctctggaagAACCAAACCG cctACAAGAAGTATGTGCTGGAGACGTACGCCAAGCAGGCCAAGAGCCAGGAAACCTGA
- the PLTP gene encoding phospholipid transfer protein — protein MAAGSCLLLVLLPCLATASYSNPGCRIRITAKGLDLVKQEGLRFVEQELQNITVSDLHGQEGQFHYNISQVKVTDLQLALSDLHFQPQQHLAFNINNASISLRFRRQLLYWFFYDIGSINASADGVHIHTVLQLAKDQAGRLKISNMSCEASIARMHAGFSGTLRKVYEFLSTFIVTGMRYLLSQQICPSLEHASLVLLNSLLDTVPVRSYVDEHIGIDYSLLQDPSVSTDTLDLDFKGMFFPRMREAQELEHHAVEPVIKETERMVYVAFSEYFFDSAMQAYFQAGVLAIRLQGEKVPKDLEVLLRATFFGTIFMLSPTVDAPLQLLLQVSAPPRCTIKPSGTSVSVSAFLNISMVPPGHPAVQLSSMVLETKLSAKVFLQGKALRMQLDLRRFRIYSKQSALESLALFSLQAPLKTLLQLTIMPIINERTKNGVQIPLPEGIDFTKEVVTNHVGFLTVGADLHFSKGLREVIDKYRTVPPTSAWPAEPSLGPHQL, from the exons ATGGCTGCCggcagctgcctcctcctcgtcctcctgccctgcttggCGACAGCCTCATACAGCAACCCCGGCTGCAGGATCCGGATAACTGCCAAGGGGCTGGATCTGG tgaaGCAGGAGGGGCTGCGCTtcgtggagcaggagctgcagaacaTCACAGTGTCCGACCTGCATGGGCAGGAGGGGCAGTTCCACTACAACATCAGCCA GGTCAAGGTGACAGACCTGCAGCTGGCCCTCTCTGACCTGcacttccagcctcagcagcaccttGCCTTCAACATCAACAATGCCTCCATCAGCCTGCGCTTCCGCAGGCAGCTGCTCTACTGGTTCTT CTATGACATTGGGTCCATCAATGCCTCTGCGGACGGCGTCCACATCCACACCGTGCTGCAGCTGGCCAAGGACCAGGCTGGGCGCCTGAAGATCTCCAACATGAGCTGCGAAGCCTCCATTGCCAGGATGCACGCAGGCTTCTCTGGCACGCTCCG GAAGGTCTATGAGTTCCTGAGCACCTTCATCGTCACCGGCATGCGCTACCTACTCAGCCAGCAG atctgcccatccctggaacatgccagcctggtgctgctgaACTCCTTGCTGGACACAGTGCCTG TGAGGAGTTACGTGGATGAGCACATTGGGATTGACTACTCCCTCCTGCAGGATCCATCTGTCTCCACAGACACTCTAGACCTGGACTTCAAG GGCATGTTCTTCCCCCGCATGAGAGAGgcccaggagctggagcaccaCGCGGTGGAGCCGGTGATCAAGGAGACCGAGCGCATGGTCTACGTCGCCTTCTCCGAGTACTTCTTCGACTCGGCCATGCAGGCGTACTTCCAGGCGGGCGTGCTGGCCATACGGCTCCAGGGAGAGAAG GTACCCAAGGACCTGGAAGTTTTGCTGAGAGCTACCTTCTTTGGGACCATCTTCATGCTG AGCCCCACCGTGGAcgctcccctgcagctgctgctccaggtgtCGGCTCCACCACGCTGCACCATCAAACCCTCGGGCACCTCTGTCTCCGTCTCTGCCTTCCTCAACATCTCTATGGTGCCACCGGGCCACCCTGCTGTGCAGCTCTCCAGTATGGTCCTG GAAACCAAGCTGAGTGCCAAGGTGTTCCTGCAAGGAAAAGCACTGCGCATGCAGCTGGACCTTAGACG GTTTCGCATCTACTCCAAGCAGTCGGCGCTGGAGTCGCTGGCA CTGTTCTCACTTCAGGCCCCCCTGAAGACCCTGCTGCAGTTGACCATCATGCCCATCATTAACG AGAGGACTAAAAACGGGGTGCAGATCCCACTGCCCGAAGGCATAGACTTCACCAAGGAGGTGGTCACCAACCACGTG GGATTCCTCACCGTGGGAGCTGATCTCCACTTCTCCAAGGGGCTGCGGGAGGTGATCGATAAGTACCGCACTGTGCCCCCCACCAGCGCCTGGCCCGCAGAGCCCAGCCTGGGCCCACACCAGCTctag
- the SNX21 gene encoding sorting nexin-21, translated as MAARILHRLRHALSGEGSREQRAHGAGEAEDCPESSELEDDTEGLSTRLSGTLSFTSQEEEEEEEEEEEEEEGSGAGQELVEPPQPTVAATGAEDAEWGPAAQRPGAGLLTRQLQELWRRSRGSLAPQRLLFEVTSASVVSERSSKYVLYTIYLIRSGQFDKAPAAIARRYSDFERLNRRLRCRFGCDMSDVAFPRKRLRRNFTAETIAKRSRAFEQFLSHLHSIAEIRRSPEFLEFFFLQDLRAAQRLTCTGMYREALATWANAYRLQDRLGVCGSGRFLLTLAGLAVCHQELDQLGEAHGCCEQALQLLEAQDSHPLLGPFLQAHIHLAWKVGKDKRRSEARLQDLREAGPPLQQQPTLKECLIKEPLD; from the exons ATGGCTGCGCGCATCCTGCACCGGTTGCGGCACGCGCTGTCCGGGGAAGGCTCCCGGGAGCAGCGGGCACACGGCGCCGGCGAGGCCGAGGACTGCCCGGAGAGCTCGGAGCTGGAGGACGACACGGAGGGGCTGTCGACGCGCCTCAGCGGCACCCTGAGCTtcaccagccaggaggaggaagaagaagaggaggaggaggaagaggaggaggagggaagcggTGCCGGACAGGAGCTGGTGGAGCCGCCGCAGCCGACCGTGGCGGCAACAGGCGCGGAGGACGCAG AGTGGGGCCCCGCAGCGCAGCGTCCCGGCGCCGGGCTCCTGACgcggcagctgcaggagctctggaggAGGTCCCGAGGCAGCCTGGCACCGCAGCGGCTGCTCTTTGAGGTCACCAGCGCCAGCGTGGTCAGCGAGCGCTCCTCCAAGTACGTG CTCTACACCATCTACCTGATCCGCTCCGGCCAGTTCGACAAGGCCCCCGCCGCCATCGCCCGGCGCTACTCGGACTTCGAGCGGCTGAACCGCCGCCTGCGCTGCCGTTTCGGCTGCGACATGTCCGACGTCGCCTTCCCCAGGAAGAGGCTGCGCCGGAACTTCACTGCCGAGACCATCGCCAAGCGGAGCCGAGCCTTCGAGCAGTTCCTGTCCCACCTGCACTCCATCGCCGAGATCCGCCGCTCCCCCGAGTTCCTCGAGTTCTTCTTCCTGCAGGACCTGCGTGCCGCGCAGCGCCTGACCTGCACCGGCATGTACCGCGAGgccctggccacctgggccaaCGCCTACCGGCTGCAGGACCGGCTGGGGGTCTGCGGCTCGGGCCGCTTCCTCCTGACGCTGGCTGGGCTGGCCGTGTGCCACCAGGAGCTGGACCAGCTGGGGGAGGCCCACGGCTGCTGCGAGCAGGCACTACAGCTGCTGGAGGCCCAGGACAGCCACCCGCTGCTGGGGCCCTTTCTGCAAGCCCACATCCACCTTGCCTGGAAGGTGGGCAAGGACAAGCGGCGCTCGGAGGCACGGCTGCAGGACCTGCGGGAGGCTGGACCcccgctgcagcagcagcccacccTGAAGGAGTGCCTGATCAAGGAGCCACTGGACTGA
- the ACOT8 gene encoding acyl-coenzyme A thioesterase 8 isoform X1, with the protein MAEDDGGCQAPGPRRKRPPSGDLRSVLITSVLNLERLDVNLFRGRHHWVPATQRLFGGQIVGQALVAAAHAVRPEMQVHSLHCYFVRAGDPKVPVLYKVDETRTGKSFSVRSINAIQYGKPIFTCQASFQLSQESPVQHQFTMPAVPPPEELLTQEEVIEKFLQDPDLAEKYRKHLHKIQAEDVPIEIKPVNPPDKFQLKAQKPKQLLWVRARGHIGETDMKVHCCVAAYISDYAFLGTALLPHWQYRTRFMVSLDHSMWFHAPFRSDHWMLYECESPWAGGSRALVQGRLWRRDGVLAVTCVQEGVIRVEQMPSLSKL; encoded by the exons ATGGCGGAGGACGATGGCGGGTGCCAGGCACCGGGACCGAGGCGGAAGCGGCCGCCGTCGGGGGACCTGCGGAGCGTGCTGATCACCAGCGTGCTGAACCTGGAGCGGCTGGATGTCAATCTCTTCAG GGGCCGACACCACTGGGTACCCGCCACGCAGCGCTTGTTCGGCGGGCAGATCGTGGGGCAGGCGCTGGTGGCGGCCGCCCACGCCGTGAGACCCGAGATGCAGGTCCACTCGCTGCACTGCTACTTCGTGCGGGCAG gggaccCCAAGGTGCCAGTGCTGTACAAGGTGGATGAGACCCGTACGGGGAAGAGCTTCTCTGTTCGTTCCATAAATGCCATCCAGTACGGGAAGCCAATCTTCACCTGCCAGGCATCCTTCCAGCTCTCCCAGGAGAGCCCAGTGCAGCACCAGTTCACCATGCCTGCTGTGCCACcccctgaggagctgctgacgCAGGAGGAGGTCATCGAGAAGTTTCTGCA GGACCCTGATCTGGCAGAGAAGTACAGGAAACACCTGCACAAGATCCAGGCAGAAGATGTGCCGATCGAGATCAAACCTGTCAACCCGCCAGACAAATTCCAGCTGAAGGCGCAGAAGccaaagcagctcctctgggtGCGAGCCCGAGGGCACATAG GAGAGACTGATATGAAGGTGCACTGCTGCGTGGCTGCCTACATCTCTGACTACGCCTTCCTGGGCACGGCGCTGCTCCCGCACTGGCAGTACCGCACCAGGTTCATGGTGTCCCTCGACCATTCCATGTGGTTCCATGCACCCTTCCGATCAGACCACTGGATGCTGTACGAGTGCGAGAGCCCCTGGGCTG GTGGGTCCCGGGCACTGGTGCAGGGACGGCTGTGGCGCAGAGACGGGGTCCTGGCTGTCACCTGTGTACAGGAAGGAGTCATCAGGGTGGAGCAAATGCCAAGCTTGAGCAAGCTCTAG
- the TNNC2 gene encoding troponin C, skeletal muscle: MPSMTDQQAEARAFLSEEMIAEFKAAFDMFDADGGGDISTKELGTVMRMLGQNPTKEELDAIIEEVDEDGSGTIDFEEFLVMMVRQMKEDAKGKSEEELANCFRIFDRNADGFIDIEELGEILRATGEPVTDEDIEDMMKDSDKNNDGRIDFDEFLKMMEGVQ; encoded by the exons ATGCCTTCCATG ACTGACCAACAGGCAGAGGCCCGTGCCTTCCTCAGCGAGGAGATGATCGCTG AGTTCAAGGCCGCCTTCGACATGTTCGATGCGGATGGCGGCGGAGACATCAGCACCAAGGAGCTGGGGACGGTGATGAGGATGCTGGGCCAGAACCCCACTAAGGAGGAGCTGGATGCCATCATAGAGGAGGTGGACGAGGATG gcagcggCACCATTGACTTTGAGGAGTTCCTGGTGATGATGGTGCGCCAGATGAAAGAGGATGCAAAAGGCAAGTCTGAGGAGGAGCTGGCCAACTGCTTCCGCATCTTCGACCG GAACGCAGATGGGTTCATCGACATCGAAGAGCTGGGTGAGATCCTGAGGGCCACTGGGGAGCCTGTCACTGACGAGGACATAGAGGACATGATGAAGGACTCGGACAAGAACAACGACGGACGGATCGACTTTGACG AGTTCCTGAAGATGATGGAGGGCGTGCAGTAA